The Anomaloglossus baeobatrachus isolate aAnoBae1 chromosome 5, aAnoBae1.hap1, whole genome shotgun sequence genome includes the window agaactcacctacaagatgattgagctgctgactggagaggtgacactgctgggactgggagacattatacagtaacgctatgaagggatcgggggatgacggtatcattgtatgtgtcaggttcctataaggtgtcaggatgtcaccgtctatttctccatggaggagtgggagtatttagaaggacacaaagagttgtacaaggacgtcatgatggaggttccccagcccctcacatcaccaggtaatagaccttactaaatacacacggcctataattatctgcatgtagagaatgaattcagtccctgtatgtgtttcctccagttctattcaGTAAGagaacaacaccagagagatgtccccgtcctcttctcccacaggactgtaaacaagaagatcccaatgttcatcaggatcatcaggtagatggagagaaggtgtcatgaaatctccctatgatgtgtagacggctgtgaaggtcttgtgctcagtcttgttttatcccccagtattatatgttttatacttgtgtaatgagagcggtggagatggcaggattagagctgatcatagatgtgatttctccatctgtctgtgacttataTAATATTTGTtttagggtgaagatctgacccatcttaatactacagagacatatgtgagtggTGATGAGTGgtttaaagaggagattcctacagataactgcCCAGGTGAGTAGTAATCACTAAatccagagaagtcacagattcttattTACCGATTGCTAcaattttatgtttattttttaacaCTCTGTGCTCTGTTATATTTAGTTGCGTATCTTATACAAgtttatacagtatactgtataaaaATTACTAACGTTAATAGGTGGTAATATATGATCTGTATTTATAATATGGAGTATGATACTTTTTAGGTGAATGACGCTTACGTCTTCATCATCTGTTGTCCCAATTTTGAACAGAACAGCCGTTTCTACCTCATCCCAAAGATATTTTATAGGATTAAGTTCTGAAGGTTGCAAATGTTGGGGAATCATGTTCCTGGAGCCAATCCATGACTAAAGATGGGTGAGCCCGCAGATATTCGGGTTTGGAGGGTCCAGCCggactaaagagggctttacacgctgcgatatcgctaatgatttatcgtcgggctcacggtgtttgtgacgcacatccggcgtcgttagcgacatcgcagcgtgtgacacgtacgagcgaccttaaacgatcgcaaaacagacaaaaatcgttggttttggagaggtcgtccaaaaaaacaaaaatcgttgtctcatgagcgacgaacatctccttacctccgtccaccggcaatgcggaaggaaggaggtgggcgggatgtaacgtcccgctcctctccgcccctccacttctattggacggccgcttagtgacgtcgctgtgatgccgaacgcaccttccccttgaaggagggattgttcggcggtcatagcgacgtcgctgcacaggtatgtgcgtgtgacgctgccgtagcgataatgttcgctacggcagcgatcacactatcgcacacacgacgggggtgggtgctatcgcactcaacatcgctagcaaatgctagcgatgttgcagcgtgtaaagcaccctttagaaaaaAAGGCAGATTCGGGGTCGGATTTAAACCCTAACTTGGGCCCGAACACCAAATCCCATATAAGTGAATTGGAACCCGAactttgtgtgctgtaaaatggtgttagtaagggttaGGAGGTGCATAAGGAAGAAATATGAGtattagagcaggacagttatacttaccgaatcTCCTCCTGACTGTCATACGGCTTCCGGGTCCGAAAAtgaactctcatgcatattcactgcttcccctgcccatcctcagtgacagcgtctgtgattggttgcagtcagtctgccggcatctgtgattggatgtgaAGTCTAAAATTAAATAATAAGTTAGAAAAATGGCATACGGTCCCCCGTAtagtgatacccagtacagataaagcagacgACTATGGGATGCAtcccccagctgtgtgtgttatcttggctgtgtatcaaaaaatgagggaccccatgcagctttttttaaattacgaaaatatatattttttttaaaaatggtgtgcgatcctccccaattttgatacccagccaaaataaagtggcagctgggggctagtaatctcaggctggggaggcccatggttgttGGGCCTCCCCCATcttaaaaataacagcccacagcctccccaaaattgtcgcatccattagatgcgccaattttggcaCTTTAACCAGCGCTGGAGCGATGGCAATcctggtaatataaggagttaatgacagctctgatttgtcaaaaaatcacagcggtCACCGAGCCCGAGATTAGTAAttcggaggggtctatgagactcccccttactaaccctgtaagtcaaaagaaataaacacaaaacacagagaaaaatgctCTTTATCCTATTtacttattaacccccaaaacacccctacgGGTCCAACATAgtctacatgaggtcccacaatgatcctggtTCTGCTACATCGGAGGTCACAGTGTGCGGTCAGATTAGAAAATGTGACTGCTAACTGCGGTATCAGGGACACACTAACAGAGCAGCAGCTGTGAACGGTGATATCACTGCGTTCACCTGACGTCACAGCTTGGCTTTTCGCGgtatgccagctgtgacctcaggtgaactgcccTCTGGTAagctcattgaacttagtgacctcacctcaggggacaatattaaagggaaggtgacaaaaaaaaatctcaataacttcaaaaatataaagtatttatttatcttttaatgttttgtttaaatattatcattttttaattgagcaaaattgaaaaattagcttaaagggaacctgtcagcagaaatgtcccctaaaacctaacagattccccctctgcagctcctgggctgcattctataaagggccctgttatgattgtgcccactttctgaccaaaaaaaagtgtttataaagttgtacctttttggcttcggattctgtaaatctgacacgggggcgggctgcctgatggccgttattctgccccctggtcctgtatgccgcccccatcgctgatttccatacttctggacgccgcccactgctccagccatccccgcgcatgcccagtgcccatctctcgtggatgagcactgtgcccagcgtcaccgctggtgacgtgcacgcagggttaagattatgggcggtgctgtgatgtttattcctaagcaaccgcccataatcgcgggaccgcgctttccccctcgtgacgtgggggtcagcagcagcgcgcttgcgcagaacgaagcaggccgagggggaaagcgcggtcccgcgattatgggcggttgcttaggaataaacatcacaacaccgcccataatcttaaccctgcgtgcacgtcaccagcggtgacgctgggcacagtgctcatccacgagagatgggcactgggcatgcgcggggatggctggagcagtgggcggcgtccagaagtatggaaatcagcgatgggggcggcatacaggaccagggggcagaataacggccatcaggcagcccgcccccgtgtcagatttacagaatccgaagccaaaaaggtacaactttataaacacttttttttggtcagaaagtgggcacaatcataacagggacctttatagaatgcagcccaggagctgcagagggggaatctgttaggttttaggggacatttctgctgacaggttccctttaaaaagttagATATTTtccacaaaattctgggatgtatcaagacaagcattgaatctagatgaagagaggtcattattcccctatactctgccatggtcagaccccacctggaatactgtgtacaattctgggctTCCCAATTCAAGAAATATATCGATATATTGGCACAagtcagagaagagcaaccaagatggtagaaagtctgcaaaccatgtcatatgaagactggctaaaagaactaggaatgtttaatttgcaaaaaagaaggctgagaggagacttaatagcaatctacaaatatctgaaaggaagtcacagtgcagaggcaactaccctattctcatcagCATAAGGAAGCTTCTTCCAACATGTCCATTTATCCACTAAATATAGCTGTTAAGGCTTGTATGAGACAGACACCACATATTAGCACTGATCAACAAATTCCTTTTATGATTTGACAATGAGCATTTCATAACAAATAGTGGTGAGAGGATCACTGAACCATGGACTTATGAAGTTGCCAGCTTCTCTAGCAGTTGAAAAACTTAGCAACTAGTGGTGGCCTAACATACTGATGTACTAGTCTTTGTTCTGAAGTCTACTGTTAGAATTTGAGCTGTTTTGTTTTGTCTTCCCTGCATAGTCTAGAAATATACTACAAAGAGCAGTGGTTTGATGGCTTCCACCCAGGACTTTTGTCTGAATCCTTGGAAAAGGGGATTCAAACTTGCCACTTGACAAAGCTTTTCATTATAATGAGACAAACTAAGTTCAAATTGTCTCCGTTTATGCTCTTTTATGGGGGAGTCTATTCAAAGGGACACAAGAAGTCCAAAATGGAAGCCATTTAACCCACTGCTCAACACAGTATGTACTTACACAACAAACCTTCAGCCAAAATTCTTATATTATATACTCAGGAGAAAAGAATTTTTAGTGGTCTCTCAAAATTGAGAGATATTACCATCACCCCATGGATATAGCAGAATGGATACATAGCCGGTTCAAGAATAGATCTATACCAATTCACACACAAGGAGAACCAGGAAAACAATGTGATTAAAACGCtaatctttattgaaacaaattGTAATAAAAACAATGTGTCATAATAggacagtgcacaaggtggcgtaccaaGGTGGTGAGCAATAGGTGTCCGGTCATAGTAATATCACTCAAAAAGCCTAAAGTGGGATAAGTAATACCAGGAACCACAGATAGATAGAGTCAAGGTATAAGACCCTGTGGCCAGAGGACAAACCCAAAGTGGCAGATTATAAGATAAACATTAAAGACCGGAGATCACCTTACTCACCGCAGAAATGgcgccaggtcccgcctacgcacgtttcggcgctagccttcgtcaggggggcgtgCCGTCATATCGGCAGAGTGAGCAACTAAATACAGCGTCCCAGCCAATTGGGTTGCCTTGTTTGGCGCATACGCATTGTACTTACCAATGCAGTGCACGGACGGGACAGGCGCGTCATCACCACATGGGTAAACGGAGATCCGCCTCACAGCACCACGTGATCGGGTCACGCGGTGCCAGTGACGCAGGGTAATCCGGCCCCATAACGTCATGGTGATAAAGATACGCCCCCAGACAGAGCACTGCACGGAGACAGCGCATGCGCACTCACCCGAACCAGAGAGGAACGCTGAATTACAAGTGTAAAGACCTTTTGTACATGGTGAGGTAAACTCATGGGACAGTGACTCGCATTAGTATAAACATGTCCACACAATGTAATATACCACAGAAGGGGAAACAGAACCCCTAAATGAACTCAGTTCAGAGGAACAGCGAAAACATATAATGTATCCATGCAAAaatcaaatatataaatatatataaataaatacacatatataaagcatgtacagttaggtctagaaatatttggacagtgacacaattttcgcgagttgggctctgcatgccaccacattggatttgaaatgaaacctctacaacagaattcaagtgcagattgtaacatttaatttgaaggtttgaacaaaaatatctgatagaaattgtaggaattgtacacatttctttacaaacactccacattttaggaggtcaaaagtaattggacaaataaaccaaacccaaacaaaatatttttattttcaatattttgttgcgaatcctttggaggcaatcactgccttaagtctggaacccatggacatcaccaaacgctgggtttcctccttcttaatgctttgccaggcctttacagccgcagccttcaggtcttgcttgtttgtgggtctttccgtcttaagtctggatttgagcaagtgaaatgcatgctcaattgggttaagatctggtgattgacttggccattgcagaatgttccactttttagcactcatgaactcctgggtagctttggctgtatgcttggggtcattgtccatctgtactatgaagcgccgtccgatcaactttgcggcatttggctgaatctgggctgaaagtatatcccggtacacttcagaattcatccggctactcttgtctgctgttatgtcatcaataaacacaagtgacccagtgccattgaaagccatgcatgcccatgccatcacgttgcctccaccatgttttacagaggatgtggtgtgccttggatcatgtgccgttccctttcttctccaaacttttctcttcccatcattctggtacaggttgatctttgtctcatctgtccataaaatacttttccagaactgagctggcttcatgaggtgtttttcagcaaatttaactctggcctgtctatttttgcaattgatgaatggtttgcatctagatgtgaaccctttgtatttactttcatggagtcttctctttactgttgacttagagacagatacacctacttcactgagagtgttctggacttcagttgatgttgtgaacgggttcttcttcaccaaagaaagtatgcggcgatcatccaccactgttgtcatccgtggacgcccaggcctttttgagttcccaagctcaccagtcaattccttttttctcagaatgtacccgactgttgattttgctactccaagcatgtctgctatctctctgatggattttttcttttttttcagcctcaggatgttctgcttcacctcaattgagagttccttagaccgcatgttgtctggtcacagcaacagcttccaaatgcaaaaccacacacctgtaatcaaccccagaccttttaactacttcattgattacaggttaacgagggagacgccttcagagttaattgcagcccttagagtcccttgtccaattacttttggtcccttgaaaaagaggaggctatgcattacagagctatgattcctaaaccctttctccgatttggatgtgaaaactctcatattgcagctgggagtgtgcactttcagcccatattatatatataattgtatttctgaacatgtttttgtaaacagctaaaataacaaaacttgtgtcactgtccaaatatttctggccctgactgtatatacacacatatacaacaTCATTCAAGAGAAATACAAAATGTCCATCtggatataaaaaatatatatatcgtatatatatataaagatagatAAATTGCTGCGTTATTAATTAAAACGactacataataataatataaaacttgatgttaaaaaatatatatatgaaaaattatAATGTGTGAAATAAGAGGGATAAAAAATTCCCCTCCCCTATTTAATATGTGAATGAAGTGTATACAATGTATGTCGCttctgtggtatatatatatatatattatattacattgTGTGGACATGTTTATACTAATGCGAGTCACTGTCCCATGAGTTTACCTCACGATGTACAAAAGGTCTTTACACTTGTAATTCAGCGTCCCTCTCTGGTTCGGGTGAGTGCGCATGCGCTGTCTCCGTGCAGTGCTCTGTCTGGGGGCGTATCTTTATCACCATGACGTTATGGGGCCGGATTACCCCGCATCACTGGCGCCGCGTGATCCGATCATGTGGTGCTGTGAGGCGGATCTCCGTTTACCCACGTGGTGATGACGCGCCTGTCCCGTCCGTGCACTGCATTGGTAAGTACAATGCGCATACGCCAAACAAGGCAACCCGATTGGCTGGGACGCTGTATTTAGTTGCTCACTCTGCCGATATGACGccacgcccccctgacgaaggctagcgccgaaacgtgcgtaggcgggacctggcgcCATTTCTGCAGTGAGTAAGGTGATCTCCGGTCTTTAATGTTTATCTTATAATCTGCCACTTTGGGTTTGTCCTCTGGCCACAGGGTCTTATACCTTGACTCTATCTATCTGTGGTTCCTGGTATTACTTATCCCACTTTAGGCTTTTTGAGTGATATTACTATGACCGGACACCTGTTGCTCACCACCttggtacgccaccttgtgcactgtccTATTATGACACCCTGTTTTTATTACaatttgtttcaataaagattaaCAGTATGTACTTAGCCTAAGTAAGTGAATAATTTCATTGTGATTAATGACTTATTTATATGGAcattttatgtttaatctcttttttattgaaaaaataatgttggttacaataagcagggctgcagaccaaagCAAACCCACAAATAAagacaaaactaaaaaaaaataaaatgcaatgaaacatgaataTATGGACATTTTATATAAAAAAGTGATAAAATAATCTTAAATTATAGGTTTATTTAAAAATAACTTGTTTTATTTTTGACAGATGACTGCACCAGGAAATCAAAAGGACAACTGAAATCTTCAATATTGAAATCAAATGACTCTGATGTCAATCAAAATACATTCGAAGAGCATGCCATGATCCCAAATATAACTTCAGCTCTTCACAGCAAAGATATATCAACTCAGCCTTTAAAACAAATCCCATCTTCTGATTCATTACAAACTGTTAAGGAAATAAGTTTTAAAAATCAAAccgctcatacaggggagaagctattttcttgTTCAGAGTGTAAGAAATATTTCAACCAGAAATCGGATCTTgtcagacatcagagaagtcacacaggggacaagccattttcgTGTTTagattgtggaaaatgttttaaccagaaatcagaccttgttagacatcagagaagtcacactggagagaaaccatattcatgttcagattgtgggaaatattttaagcagaaatcacatcttgctatacataagagaactcacacaggagagaagccgtattcctgttcagaatgtggtaaatgttttacagataaatcaaatcttgttgcacatcagagaagtcacacaggggagaagccatttctatgtatagaatgtgggaaatgttttaatcagaaatcagTTCTTCTTATACATCAGAGAAGACatacagaggagaagccattttcatgctcagaatgtggaaaatattttaagcAGAAATCAATTCTAGTTAAACAcgtgagaactcacacaggggagaagccattttcatgtgcagaatgcaggaaatgttttacaaataaatcaaatcttgctacacatcagagaactcacacaggagagaagccattttcatgtgcaacatgtgggaaatgctttattcagaaatcaaatcttgtgatacatcagaaaagtcacacaggggagaagccatatttatgttcagaatgtgggaaatgttatagagCTAAAATAGATCTCATTATGCATCAGAGAAGTCACAAAAGGTGACTTGATTTTTATGTCCAGAAAAATGTTTTACGCGAACGAGTCTAGTTCACACCCCACAACTCCTCAACAACTATCCTCAACTCCTTGACAACATCCTCTGTACAGGTACAACAAGTGTGCACACTAGATCTATTGAGCAGGCTCAGATGTTTCAAGCATTGCAGATGCGGATTGTGTTATCCAGCCCTCACCTAACTGTAACCGCTAGCAGTGATTGCAGCAGTTTAAGGCCACACTCACACGTTcaatatttggtcagttttttctatcaatatttgtaagccaaaatcaggagagaGACAATcaaaagaaaagtataatagaaacatatgCACCACGTCTCCATTTTTGTTCCACTTGTGGCTTTAGCTGACGAATACTGAGAAAATATTGAACGGGACCTAATCCTGATTATAGTTAGAGGAAACCATGATTATATACAGGGGTGAAAAGTAAAACTTAAAAATCatcttttattgaaaaaaaaaaaactcacgttCATGTTTTGAACGTAAACAATATTTTTTCCTCACAAAAAGAtaatttgcatttttatttttctggaaaaatgGACAAAGATTTAACAgactattattaattattattaataatatttatttatagagcaccattaattccatggtgctgtacatgagaaggggttacatacagaatacatatccaagttacaatagacagactggtacagagggaagaggaccatcAAAGTAAAGTTGCAAAAGTAGTAAAAAGTGTAAGTAATTGCTAATAGACTTATGGTATTCAAAAAGAATATAAAAGTAATATATAACATGTgcattttatattttatttgttCTGTTACTGGCATCCTGAACCTGCTTGGTTCCCGCACTTAGAGTCCCGCTAACATTAAGAaaagatctttaaccccttcagccccggggcactttccgtttttgttttttgctccccttcttccgagagccgtaacttttttatttttccgtcaatcttgccatatgagggcttgttttttgcgggacaagttgtacttttaaatgaaaccataagttttaccatatggtgtactggaaaacagcaaaaaaattccaagtgtggaaaaactgcaaaaaaaaaatgtgatggcacaatagtttttgggatgttttattcacggtgttcactatatggtaaaactgatgtgtgggtgtgatgcctgaggtcggtgcgagtttgtagacaccaaacatgtataggtttacttgtatctaaggggttaaaaaaaattcacaagcttgtccaataaaagtggcgcacgttttgtgccatttttcgaaaaccgtagagttctcattttttgggatctatggctcagtgatggcttattttttgcgtctcgagctgtcgtttctaatggtaccatttttgcgcagatgctacgttttgatcgcctgttattgcattttgcgtaaaacttgcggcaaccaaaaaacgtaatttaggcgtttggaatttttttgccactacgccgtttaccaatcagattaattgattttatattttgatagatcgggcatttctgaacgcggcgataccaaatatgtgtatatttatttattctttaaccctttaattttcaatgggtggaaaggggggtgatttgaacttttaggtttggtgttttttttggttttttttaaactttttttttttttttattttactagtctccctagggggctatagcgatcagcaatccgatcgctcttatctatctgctgatcacagctatacagctgcaaacagcagattcagtcactttctgtttctctctgctcccggctgagggaaaacgaaagtgaaacttcatagctgcaggcgtcatcacatgaccctgtgctacgatggcaaccaccgaaagtcacgtgatcacgcacgtga containing:
- the LOC142312204 gene encoding uncharacterized protein LOC142312204; amino-acid sequence: MNMDKDKMAEKILHLTLEILFRLTGEDYTVVKKTSSERCQDPVSEGWGRPLSPITGSPPHPLIHEDINDQKILELTYKMIELLTGEVPIRCQDVTVYFSMEEWEYLEGHKELYKDVMMEVPQPLTSPVLFSKRTTPERCPRPLLPQDCKQEDPNVHQDHQGEDLTHLNTTETYVSGDEWFKEEIPTDNCPDDCTRKSKGQLKSSILKSNDSDVNQNTFEEHAMIPNITSALHSKDISTQPLKQIPSSDSLQTVKEISFKNQTAHTGEKLFSCSECKKYFNQKSDLVRHQRSHTGDKPFSCLDCGKCFNQKSDLVRHQRSHTGEKPYSCSDCGKYFKQKSHLAIHKRTHTGEKPYSCSECGKCFTDKSNLVAHQRSHTGEKPFLCIECGKCFNQKSVLLIHQRRHTEEKPFSCSECGKYFKQKSILVKHVRTHTGEKPFSCAECRKCFTNKSNLATHQRTHTGEKPFSCATCGKCFIQKSNLVIHQKSHTGEKPYLCSECGKCYRAKIDLIMHQRSHKR